In Felis catus isolate Fca126 chromosome A2, F.catus_Fca126_mat1.0, whole genome shotgun sequence, the following proteins share a genomic window:
- the UBE2H gene encoding ubiquitin-conjugating enzyme E2 H isoform X7: MNKIFHPNIDEASGTVCLDVINQTWTALYDLTNIFESFLPQLLAYPNPIDPLNGDAAAMYLHRPEEYKQKIKEYIQKYATEEALKEQEEGTGDSSSESSMSDFSEDEAQDMEL; the protein is encoded by the exons ATGAATAAAATTTTCCATCCCAACATTGATGAAGC GTCAGGAACTGTGTGTCTAGATGTAATTAATCAAACTTGGACAGCTCTCTATG atctTACCAATATATTTGAGTCCTTCCTGCCCCAGTTGTTGGCCTATCCCAACCCCATAGATCCTCTCAATGGTGATGCTGCAGCCATGTACCTCCATCGACCAGAAGAATACAAGCAGAAAATTAAAG AGTACATCCAGAAATACGCGACGGAGGAGGCACtgaaagagcaggaagagggcACCGGTGACAGCTCGTCGGAGAGTTCTATGTCTGACTTTTCGGAAGATGAGGCCCAGGATATGGAGTTGTAG